One genomic region from Cellulomonas fengjieae encodes:
- a CDS encoding aldehyde dehydrogenase family protein, with product MSFLDYAPAPESQAVLHLRDSYGLFIDGEFREGHGVPFASISPATEQHLATIAHADASDVDAAVAAARRAYDRTWSRMSGADRGKYLFRIARLVQERSRELAVAESLDNGKPIKESRDVDVPLVAAWFFYYAGWADKLDHVGLGARPVPLGVAAQVIPWNFPLLMLAWKIAPALAAGNTVVLKPAETTSLTALLFAEILQQADLPPGVVNIITGAGETGAALVGHGDVDKVAFTGSTAVGRSIARTVAGTHKKLTLELGGKAANIVFDDAPIDQAIEGIVNGIFFNQGHVCCAGSRLLVQESVHDEVVDRLKVRLSTLRLGDPLDKNTDIGAINSAEQLARIRELTDAGEAEGAERWTAACTIPENGFWYAPTIFTNVSTSHRIAREEIFGPVLSVLTFRTPAEAIAKTNNTPYGLSAGIWSEKGSRVLAVADKLRAGVVWANTFNRFDPASPFGGYKESGYGREGGRHGIAAYLTSGTTVPSVETPRTSVAKGART from the coding sequence ATGTCATTCCTCGACTACGCCCCCGCCCCCGAGTCGCAGGCGGTCCTGCACCTGCGCGACTCCTACGGCCTGTTCATCGACGGCGAGTTCCGCGAGGGCCACGGCGTCCCGTTCGCGTCGATCTCACCGGCCACCGAGCAGCACCTCGCGACGATCGCGCACGCCGACGCGTCCGACGTCGACGCCGCCGTGGCCGCCGCCCGCCGCGCCTACGACCGGACCTGGTCGCGGATGTCCGGCGCCGACCGCGGCAAGTACCTGTTCCGGATCGCCCGCCTGGTGCAGGAGCGCAGCCGCGAGCTGGCCGTGGCGGAGAGCCTGGACAACGGCAAGCCGATCAAGGAGAGCCGTGACGTCGACGTGCCGCTGGTCGCCGCCTGGTTCTTCTACTACGCGGGCTGGGCGGACAAGCTCGACCACGTCGGCCTCGGCGCCCGTCCCGTCCCGCTCGGCGTCGCCGCGCAGGTGATCCCGTGGAACTTCCCGCTGCTCATGCTGGCGTGGAAGATCGCCCCGGCCCTGGCCGCCGGCAACACGGTCGTGCTCAAGCCGGCCGAGACCACCTCGCTGACCGCGCTGCTGTTCGCCGAGATCCTGCAGCAGGCCGACCTGCCGCCGGGTGTCGTCAACATCATCACGGGTGCCGGTGAGACGGGCGCCGCGCTCGTCGGGCACGGCGACGTCGACAAGGTCGCGTTCACGGGGTCGACCGCCGTCGGGCGGTCGATCGCGCGCACCGTCGCCGGCACCCACAAGAAGCTGACCCTCGAGCTGGGCGGCAAGGCGGCGAACATCGTGTTCGACGACGCCCCCATCGACCAGGCCATCGAGGGCATCGTCAACGGCATCTTCTTCAACCAGGGCCACGTCTGCTGCGCGGGCAGTCGGCTGCTGGTGCAGGAGTCGGTCCACGACGAGGTCGTCGACCGGCTCAAGGTTCGGCTGTCCACCCTGCGCCTCGGCGACCCGCTGGACAAGAACACCGACATCGGCGCCATCAACAGCGCCGAGCAGCTGGCGCGGATCCGCGAGCTCACCGACGCGGGCGAGGCCGAGGGCGCCGAGCGCTGGACCGCCGCGTGCACAATCCCGGAGAACGGGTTCTGGTACGCGCCGACCATCTTCACCAACGTCTCGACCAGCCACCGGATCGCGCGCGAGGAGATCTTCGGACCGGTCCTCTCGGTCCTGACCTTCCGCACGCCCGCGGAGGCGATCGCCAAGACGAACAACACGCCGTACGGCCTGTCCGCCGGCATCTGGTCCGAGAAGGGCAGCCGCGTCCTCGCCGTCGCCGACAAGCTCCGCGCCGGCGTGGTCTGGGCGAACACCTTCAACCGGTTCGACCCCGCGAGCCCGTTCGGCGGCTACAAGGAGTCCGGCTACGGCCGGGAGGGTGGCCGCCACGGCATCGCCGCGTACCTGACGAGCGGCACGACCGTGCCCTCCGTCGAGACCCCGCGCACGTCCGTCGCCAAGGGAGCCCGCACGTGA
- a CDS encoding ABC transporter ATP-binding protein yields the protein MKLELQGITKTFGDLVANDHIDLVVEPGEIHALLGENGAGKSTLMNVLYGLYQPDGGRILVDDAPVAFGGPGDAMAAGIGMVHQHFMLVPVFTVAENVVLGHEPVRGGGLIDLPEARRRVKEISDRFGFHVDPDAYIEDLPVGVQQRVEIIKALSRQAKVLILDEPTAVLTPQETDELIAIMRQLKESGTSIVFITHKLREVRAVADRITVIRRGKVVGTAEPTSSETELASLMVGRSVSLGVERAVAVPGERTVQVRHLTVIDEAGVRQLDDVSFDVARGEIVAIAGVQGNGQTELTEVMLGLQAPVAGSVQLDGNELVGRSVRDVLDAGIGFVPEDRSTDGVIADFSIAENLILDLHRHEPFARGVALRPAAVRENAERRIAEFDVRTSSIDATASMLSGGNQQKVVLAREMSRPLRLLIASQPTRGLDVGSIEFVHSRIVQERDSGTPVIIVSTELDEVLALADRILVMYRGRIVGDVPGGTDRDVLGLMMAGVPLEEAVRQAAAHHTALGEADLEAAHEPPPPPAPDAFPFPLEEL from the coding sequence GTGAAGCTGGAGCTGCAGGGCATCACCAAGACGTTCGGGGATCTGGTCGCCAACGACCACATCGACCTCGTCGTCGAGCCGGGCGAGATCCACGCCCTCCTCGGCGAGAACGGCGCCGGCAAGAGCACCCTGATGAACGTGCTCTACGGGCTCTACCAGCCCGACGGCGGACGGATCCTCGTCGACGACGCCCCCGTGGCGTTCGGCGGGCCCGGGGACGCGATGGCGGCCGGGATCGGCATGGTCCACCAGCACTTCATGCTGGTACCCGTCTTCACCGTCGCCGAGAACGTGGTCCTCGGCCACGAGCCGGTGCGCGGTGGCGGCCTGATCGACCTTCCCGAGGCGCGACGCCGGGTCAAGGAGATCTCCGACCGGTTCGGGTTCCACGTCGACCCCGACGCGTACATCGAGGACCTCCCGGTGGGCGTCCAGCAGCGCGTCGAGATCATCAAGGCGCTGTCCCGCCAGGCCAAGGTCCTCATCCTCGACGAGCCCACGGCTGTGCTCACCCCGCAGGAGACCGACGAGCTGATCGCGATCATGCGCCAGCTCAAGGAGTCCGGCACCTCGATCGTCTTCATCACCCACAAGCTGCGTGAGGTGCGCGCCGTCGCCGACCGGATCACGGTCATCCGCCGCGGCAAGGTGGTCGGCACGGCCGAGCCGACGTCCTCCGAGACCGAGCTCGCCTCGCTCATGGTGGGCCGGTCGGTGTCCCTCGGCGTCGAGCGTGCGGTGGCCGTACCCGGCGAGCGCACCGTCCAGGTGCGCCACCTGACGGTCATCGACGAGGCGGGCGTGCGACAGCTCGACGACGTCTCGTTCGACGTCGCACGCGGCGAGATCGTCGCGATCGCCGGCGTCCAGGGCAACGGCCAGACCGAGCTCACCGAGGTCATGCTCGGGCTGCAGGCGCCCGTCGCCGGCTCCGTGCAGCTCGACGGCAACGAGCTCGTGGGCCGCTCCGTGCGGGACGTGCTGGACGCGGGCATCGGGTTCGTCCCCGAGGACCGCTCCACGGACGGCGTCATCGCCGACTTCTCCATCGCGGAGAACCTCATCCTCGACCTGCACCGGCACGAGCCCTTCGCGCGCGGGGTCGCCCTGCGGCCCGCGGCCGTGCGGGAGAACGCCGAGAGGCGGATCGCCGAGTTCGACGTCCGCACCAGCTCGATCGACGCCACCGCGAGCATGCTCTCCGGCGGCAACCAGCAGAAGGTCGTGCTCGCGCGCGAGATGTCCCGGCCCCTGCGGCTGCTCATCGCGTCGCAGCCGACCCGAGGCCTCGACGTCGGCTCGATCGAGTTCGTGCACTCGCGCATCGTCCAGGAGCGCGACAGCGGCACGCCCGTGATCATCGTGTCCACCGAGCTGGACGAGGTGCTCGCCCTCGCGGACCGCATCCTCGTGATGTACCGCGGCCGGATCGTCGGCGACGTGCCCGGTGGGACCGACCGCGACGTCCTCGGCCTCATGATGGCCGGAGTCCCGCTCGAGGAGGCCGTCCGCCAGGCCGCCGCGCACCACACGGCCCTCGGCGAGGCCGACCTCGAGGCGGCCCATGAACCACCCCCGCCCCCCGCCCCCGACGCGTTCCCGTTTCCCCTGGAGGAGCTGTGA
- a CDS encoding adenosine deaminase, translated as MTLSEPLVADAPADPAEAADTVTALVAAIPTLPKVVLHDHLDGGLRPATLIELAAEIGHELPATDPEALGRWFVEAASSGTLERYLETFDHTVAVMQTTDGLRRVARESVVDLAADGVVYAEQRYAPEQHLTQGLSLQEVVDAVQEGFAEGIAEAAAAGRSIRIGTLITAMRHADRGDEIAALALANRDNGVVGFDIAGAENGFPPSRQAAAFDTLARADFPATVHAGEAAGLESIAEAVHVAHACRIGHGVRLIEDVTADELGDRLGTLAHWVRDRRIPLELCPSSNVQTGAAESVASHPITRLRDLGFAVTVNTDNRLQSGTSMSRELTLLVEEAGWTLVDLRDAAVTAAAHSFLHHDERSTLIDQVIRPAYAAARGGRHRA; from the coding sequence ATGACCCTTTCCGAGCCCCTGGTGGCTGACGCGCCCGCCGACCCGGCGGAGGCCGCCGACACGGTCACCGCGCTCGTCGCGGCGATCCCGACCCTGCCGAAGGTCGTGCTGCACGACCACCTGGACGGTGGCCTGCGCCCCGCGACGCTGATCGAGCTGGCCGCCGAGATCGGGCACGAGCTGCCCGCGACGGACCCCGAGGCGCTCGGTCGCTGGTTCGTCGAGGCCGCCAGCTCCGGCACGCTCGAGCGCTACCTCGAGACCTTCGACCACACCGTCGCGGTCATGCAGACGACGGACGGGCTGCGTCGCGTCGCGCGCGAGTCCGTGGTCGACCTGGCCGCGGACGGCGTTGTGTACGCCGAGCAGCGCTACGCCCCCGAGCAGCACCTGACCCAGGGGCTGAGCCTGCAGGAGGTGGTCGACGCGGTGCAGGAGGGCTTCGCCGAGGGGATCGCCGAGGCCGCCGCGGCAGGGCGCTCCATCCGGATCGGCACGCTGATCACCGCCATGCGGCATGCGGACCGCGGCGACGAGATCGCGGCGCTCGCCCTGGCGAACCGGGACAACGGCGTGGTCGGCTTCGACATCGCCGGTGCCGAGAACGGGTTCCCGCCGTCGCGCCAGGCGGCCGCGTTCGACACCCTCGCGCGAGCCGACTTCCCGGCGACCGTGCACGCCGGTGAGGCGGCCGGGCTGGAGTCGATCGCCGAGGCGGTGCACGTGGCGCACGCCTGCCGGATCGGCCACGGCGTGCGGCTCATCGAGGACGTCACCGCCGACGAGCTGGGCGACAGGCTCGGCACGCTGGCGCACTGGGTCCGTGACCGTCGGATCCCGCTGGAGCTGTGCCCGTCGTCCAACGTGCAGACCGGTGCCGCCGAGTCGGTCGCGAGCCACCCGATCACGCGGCTGCGCGACCTGGGCTTCGCCGTGACCGTGAACACCGACAACCGCCTGCAGTCCGGCACGTCGATGAGTCGGGAGCTCACGCTCCTGGTCGAGGAGGCCGGATGGACGCTGGTCGACCTGCGCGACGCGGCGGTCACCGCCGCCGCGCACTCGTTCCTGCACCACGACGAGCGCTCGACGCTGATCGACCAGGTCATCCGGCCCGCGTACGCGGCGGCCCGCGGCGGACGCCACAGGGCCTGA
- a CDS encoding aldehyde dehydrogenase family protein produces MTRLAVPKTYKLYIGGAFPRSESGRTYEIVSAKGAFLANAAKASRKDARDAVVAARAAVGGWSGATAYNRGQVLYRIAELLEGRRAQFVAEIVDAEGVSAAVATAQVDAAIDRWVWYAGWADKYAQVAGNANPVAGPYFNISVPEPTGVVAIIAPQDSSLLGLVSAVAPALVSGNTVVVAAAELLPLSAISLAEVLATSDVPKGVVNILTGSPAEIAPWLAGHQDVNALDLVGAGSLDWVDLQIAAADTLKRVLPPNGPGSAAPSLDRITAFVETKTVWHTKGLL; encoded by the coding sequence GTGACCCGCCTCGCCGTACCCAAGACCTACAAGCTGTACATCGGCGGGGCGTTCCCGCGCAGCGAGTCCGGTCGGACCTACGAGATCGTGAGCGCCAAGGGCGCCTTCCTGGCCAACGCCGCGAAGGCCTCGCGCAAGGACGCCCGGGACGCCGTCGTCGCCGCACGGGCCGCGGTCGGTGGCTGGTCGGGCGCCACCGCGTACAACCGTGGCCAGGTGCTCTACCGCATCGCGGAGCTGCTCGAGGGCCGACGGGCGCAGTTCGTGGCGGAGATCGTCGACGCCGAGGGCGTGTCCGCCGCGGTCGCGACCGCGCAGGTCGACGCGGCGATCGACCGGTGGGTCTGGTATGCCGGATGGGCCGACAAGTACGCGCAGGTGGCCGGCAACGCCAACCCCGTCGCGGGGCCCTACTTCAACATCTCGGTCCCCGAGCCCACGGGCGTCGTCGCGATCATCGCCCCGCAGGACTCGTCGCTGCTCGGCCTGGTCTCGGCCGTCGCCCCGGCGCTGGTGTCCGGGAACACGGTCGTCGTGGCGGCCGCCGAGCTGCTGCCCCTGTCGGCGATCAGCCTCGCGGAGGTGCTCGCCACCAGCGACGTGCCCAAGGGCGTCGTCAACATCCTCACCGGCTCGCCGGCGGAGATCGCCCCCTGGCTGGCCGGCCACCAGGACGTCAACGCGCTCGACCTGGTCGGTGCCGGTTCCCTCGACTGGGTCGACCTGCAGATCGCCGCGGCGGACACGCTCAAGCGCGTGCTCCCGCCGAACGGCCCGGGCTCGGCGGCCCCGTCGCTGGACCGCATCACCGCCTTCGTGGAGACCAAGACGGTCTGGCACACCAAGGGCCTGCTCTAG
- a CDS encoding ABC transporter permease has protein sequence MSGQPPVPLPDAQVPPSGQTGAEQPTQEPDGGRRILHEIVSSSWLVSVLAVVLALVIGGLLIAAANQEVQAAAGYFFSRPGDLLGLAWTAVSDAYAALFAGAVFDPRAEEFRRAIRPITETLTVATPLILAGLGLGIGFRAGLFNIGAQGQIILGGIFAGFIGFTFDLPMGLHLVLCVLGAALGGALWAGIAGVLKARTGANEVIVTIMLNNIAIYLVAYLLSLDPFQRTGSNNPVSPPIADTGVYPLLLGTGYRLHAGFLVAIAAAFFTWWLMERSTIGFRFRAVGSNPDAARTAGISVNSTYVWVMLTAGALAGLAGSAQVLGTERVLTAGVAASFGFDAITVALLGRSKPLGTVLAGLLFGALRAGGVVMQARTGTPIDIVLVVQSLIVLFIAAPPLVRSVFRLPSAGGSRSPKPIVPVTAKEVSA, from the coding sequence GTGAGCGGCCAGCCGCCCGTCCCGCTGCCCGACGCTCAGGTCCCGCCCTCGGGGCAGACCGGTGCCGAGCAGCCCACCCAGGAGCCGGACGGCGGTCGGCGCATCCTGCACGAGATCGTGTCGAGCAGCTGGCTCGTGTCCGTCCTCGCCGTCGTGCTGGCGCTCGTGATCGGCGGGCTGCTCATCGCGGCCGCCAACCAGGAGGTCCAGGCCGCGGCCGGCTACTTCTTCTCGCGCCCCGGTGACCTGCTCGGCTTGGCGTGGACCGCCGTGTCCGATGCCTACGCGGCCCTGTTCGCGGGCGCGGTCTTCGACCCGCGCGCCGAGGAGTTCCGCCGGGCGATCCGACCGATCACCGAGACGCTCACGGTCGCGACGCCGCTCATCCTGGCCGGTCTCGGCCTGGGCATCGGCTTCCGCGCCGGCCTGTTCAACATCGGTGCGCAGGGCCAGATCATCCTCGGCGGGATCTTCGCCGGGTTCATCGGCTTCACGTTCGACCTCCCCATGGGCCTGCACCTGGTGCTCTGCGTCCTCGGCGCGGCCCTCGGTGGCGCCCTGTGGGCCGGCATCGCCGGTGTGCTCAAGGCGCGCACGGGTGCGAACGAGGTCATCGTCACGATCATGCTCAACAACATCGCTATCTACCTGGTGGCGTACCTGTTGAGCCTCGACCCGTTCCAGCGCACCGGGAGCAACAACCCGGTGAGCCCGCCCATCGCCGACACCGGGGTGTACCCGCTGCTGCTGGGCACGGGCTACCGGCTGCACGCGGGCTTCCTGGTGGCCATCGCCGCGGCGTTCTTCACGTGGTGGCTCATGGAGCGCTCGACCATCGGCTTCCGGTTCCGGGCGGTCGGGTCCAACCCCGACGCGGCACGCACCGCGGGCATCTCGGTGAACTCGACCTACGTCTGGGTCATGCTCACCGCCGGAGCGCTCGCAGGGCTGGCCGGCTCGGCGCAGGTGCTCGGCACGGAGCGCGTGCTCACCGCCGGCGTCGCGGCCAGCTTCGGGTTCGACGCCATCACCGTCGCCCTGCTCGGCCGGTCGAAGCCGCTCGGCACCGTGCTCGCGGGCCTGCTCTTCGGCGCCCTGCGGGCCGGCGGCGTGGTCATGCAGGCACGCACTGGGACGCCGATCGACATCGTGCTCGTCGTGCAGTCCCTCATCGTGCTGTTCATCGCGGCCCCGCCGCTGGTCCGCTCGGTGTTCCGGCTCCCGTCAGCAGGCGGGTCGCGATCACCCAAGCCGATCGTCCCCGTCACAGCGAAGGAGGTCAGCGCATGA
- a CDS encoding thymidine phosphorylase — protein sequence MSEQFDAVDVIVTKRDGHRLSDAQIDWVIDAYTRGAVAEEQMSALNMAILLNGMDRAEIARWTAAMIASGERMDFSGLSRPTADKHSTGGVGDKITLPLAPLVAVFGVAVPQLSGRGLGHTGGTLDKLESIPGWRAALSNEEMMAQLDDVGAVICQAGSGLAPADRKLYALRDVTGTVEAIPLIASSIMSKKIAEGTSALVLDVKVGSGAFMKDVDRARELARTMVALGTDAGVRTVALLTDMSTPLGLTAGNALEVRESVEVLAGGGPADVVELTVALAREMLAAAGQPDADPAAALADGRAMDVWKRMIEAQGGDADATLPVARETEQVLAQSDGVLTELDAYAVGIAAWRLGAGRARKEDPVQAGAGVELHAKPGDSVRAGQPLMTLHTDTPERFGRAFEALDGAVVVAPAGTAAPARPLVIDRIDA from the coding sequence ATGAGCGAGCAGTTCGACGCCGTCGACGTCATCGTCACCAAGCGCGACGGGCACCGCCTGAGCGACGCGCAGATCGACTGGGTCATCGACGCGTACACGCGCGGGGCCGTGGCCGAGGAGCAGATGTCGGCGCTGAACATGGCGATCCTGCTCAACGGGATGGACCGTGCGGAGATCGCCCGCTGGACCGCGGCGATGATCGCCAGCGGCGAGCGGATGGACTTCTCGGGCCTGTCCCGCCCGACGGCGGACAAGCACTCGACCGGCGGTGTGGGCGACAAGATCACGCTGCCCCTGGCGCCGCTGGTCGCGGTGTTCGGGGTCGCCGTGCCGCAGCTGTCCGGCCGCGGCCTGGGCCACACCGGCGGGACGCTCGACAAGCTCGAGTCGATCCCGGGCTGGCGCGCCGCCCTGAGCAACGAGGAGATGATGGCCCAGCTCGACGACGTCGGCGCGGTCATCTGCCAGGCGGGCTCGGGGCTGGCCCCGGCCGACCGCAAGCTGTACGCCCTGCGGGACGTCACCGGCACGGTCGAGGCCATCCCGCTCATCGCCAGCTCGATCATGAGCAAGAAGATCGCCGAGGGCACGAGCGCGCTGGTGCTCGACGTCAAGGTGGGCTCGGGCGCGTTCATGAAGGACGTCGACCGTGCCCGTGAGCTGGCCCGCACGATGGTCGCCCTCGGTACGGACGCCGGCGTGCGGACCGTCGCGCTGCTCACCGACATGTCGACGCCGCTGGGCCTGACCGCCGGCAACGCGCTCGAGGTGCGGGAGTCCGTCGAGGTGCTCGCCGGCGGTGGACCCGCGGACGTCGTCGAGCTCACCGTGGCGCTGGCCCGGGAGATGCTGGCGGCCGCCGGGCAGCCCGACGCCGACCCCGCTGCCGCCCTGGCCGACGGGCGCGCGATGGACGTGTGGAAGCGGATGATCGAGGCGCAGGGCGGCGACGCCGATGCGACGCTCCCGGTGGCGCGCGAGACCGAGCAGGTGCTCGCGCAGTCCGACGGCGTGCTCACCGAGCTGGACGCCTACGCCGTGGGGATCGCCGCATGGCGGCTCGGCGCCGGCCGGGCGCGCAAGGAGGACCCGGTGCAGGCGGGTGCCGGCGTCGAGCTGCACGCCAAGCCGGGGGACAGCGTCCGGGCCGGGCAGCCGCTCATGACGCTGCACACGGACACCCCCGAGCGGTTCGGGCGCGCGTTCGAGGCGCTCGACGGCGCGGTCGTCGTCGCACCCGCGGGCACCGCCGCACCCGCGCGGCCGCTGGTGATCGACCGCATCGACGCCTGA
- a CDS encoding ABC transporter permease translates to MSAATIDAPASARPASEPVLPPIRWHAPIAYAAVAVLGLIAFGLLGKGGVVSTFGVSTARDFIQFTPFSVPSKVTAIVLCLAALALAGVSFYETRRREKAGVWLPITYGVLMVFAFLVWAVAGKDSALPLTGLLQGSLFLAIPLVFGALAGLLCERSGIINIAIEGQLLAGAFLAAVVATLTGSAYAGLIAAPIAGALVGLLLVLFSIKYVVNQIIVGVVLNVLVVGVTSYLFSTVLKENPETWNNPPSLPVISIPVLSQIPVIGPVLFRQTVLVYIMYVVVILLQVMVFKSRWGLRLRSVGEHPKAADTVGIKVNRTRLRATVLGGAVAGLGGAFFTVAAGLAFGKEMTNGKGYIALAAMILGRWSPKGALAAALLFGFANNLQLQLSIIQTPIPSQIMLMTPYIVTIFAVAGLVGRVRAPAAEGIPYTK, encoded by the coding sequence ATGAGCGCCGCCACGATCGACGCCCCGGCGTCGGCACGCCCCGCCTCCGAGCCCGTGCTGCCCCCCATCCGCTGGCACGCCCCGATCGCCTACGCGGCCGTGGCCGTCCTCGGGCTGATCGCCTTCGGCCTGCTCGGCAAGGGCGGTGTGGTCAGCACCTTCGGCGTGTCCACGGCGCGCGACTTCATCCAGTTCACGCCGTTCTCGGTGCCGTCGAAGGTCACCGCGATCGTGCTGTGCCTCGCCGCGCTGGCGCTGGCCGGGGTGTCGTTCTACGAGACGCGCCGCCGCGAGAAGGCCGGCGTCTGGCTGCCGATCACCTACGGCGTGCTCATGGTCTTCGCGTTCCTCGTGTGGGCCGTCGCGGGCAAGGACAGCGCGCTGCCCCTGACCGGGCTGCTGCAGGGCTCGCTGTTCCTGGCCATCCCGCTCGTGTTCGGCGCCCTGGCGGGCCTGCTGTGCGAGCGGTCCGGCATCATCAACATCGCGATCGAGGGTCAGCTGCTGGCCGGGGCGTTCCTCGCCGCGGTCGTCGCGACCCTGACCGGCAGCGCGTACGCCGGCCTGATCGCCGCGCCGATCGCGGGGGCCCTGGTCGGCCTGCTGCTGGTGCTCTTCTCGATCAAGTACGTGGTCAACCAGATCATCGTCGGCGTCGTGCTGAACGTCCTGGTGGTCGGCGTGACCAGCTACCTGTTCTCCACCGTGCTCAAGGAGAACCCGGAGACCTGGAACAACCCGCCGAGCCTGCCGGTCATCAGCATCCCGGTGCTCTCGCAGATCCCGGTCATCGGCCCGGTGCTGTTCCGGCAGACCGTGCTCGTCTACATCATGTACGTCGTCGTCATCCTGCTGCAGGTCATGGTGTTCAAGTCCCGCTGGGGGCTGCGCCTGCGGTCGGTCGGCGAGCACCCGAAGGCCGCCGACACGGTCGGCATCAAGGTCAACCGCACCCGGCTGCGCGCCACGGTCCTGGGCGGCGCGGTGGCCGGCCTCGGCGGCGCCTTCTTCACCGTGGCCGCGGGCCTCGCCTTCGGCAAGGAGATGACCAACGGCAAGGGCTACATCGCGCTCGCCGCGATGATCCTGGGCCGCTGGAGCCCGAAGGGCGCCCTCGCTGCGGCACTGCTGTTCGGCTTCGCCAACAACCTCCAGCTGCAGCTGAGCATCATCCAGACCCCCATCCCCAGCCAGATCATGCTGATGACGCCCTACATCGTGACGATCTTCGCCGTCGCAGGGCTCGTCGGGCGCGTGCGCGCACCCGCGGCAGAGGGCATCCCCTACACGAAGTGA
- a CDS encoding cytidine deaminase — MNNATSVDWDALRSAATEAMHKAYAPYSQFPVGAAALVDDGRVVVGCNIENASYGLTLCAECSLVSGLHGSGGGRLVAFTCVDKHGNLLMPCGRCRQLLWEHGGARLLVETAHGVKPMTEVLPDAFGPADLEERA; from the coding sequence ATGAACAACGCAACATCCGTAGATTGGGACGCGCTGCGTTCCGCGGCCACCGAGGCCATGCACAAGGCGTACGCGCCGTACTCGCAGTTCCCGGTCGGCGCTGCCGCGCTGGTCGACGACGGCCGTGTGGTCGTCGGCTGCAACATCGAGAACGCCTCGTACGGCCTGACGCTGTGCGCCGAGTGCTCGCTGGTCTCCGGGCTGCACGGCTCGGGCGGCGGACGCCTCGTGGCCTTCACCTGCGTGGACAAGCACGGCAACCTGCTGATGCCCTGCGGGCGGTGCCGTCAGCTCCTCTGGGAGCACGGCGGGGCGCGACTGCTGGTGGAGACCGCGCACGGCGTCAAGCCGATGACCGAGGTGCTCCCCGACGCCTTCGGTCCCGCAGACCTGGAGGAACGAGCATGA